The Sciurus carolinensis chromosome 5, mSciCar1.2, whole genome shotgun sequence genome segment caagggttgaatgttttctctcacatgtagaAAATAAAGCACAATTAAGGGAAGGAAGGCAATGGAGAAGGGGAGCTAATGTTATGAAGATACAGAGAAGACTAGTGCAGAAGAAGAGGAgatagaagaagaaagggagagaaatatgGAGCTAATTCAACAAAACCATGTTATACCatgttatatacacatataaatgtaccaaaggtGATATCTCCTTTATGCATATGTAAAAAGTACCAATCAAAACTTAATCAACTGGGAGTGCGGAGGgcataagggaagaatggaggaacattggattgtgtagagggaaatgaaaggaagggaggaggtgtggagaaggaaagatggtggaatgagacaagcatcaaTACATCaataccctgtgtacatgtatgatcacacgaatggtgtgactctacatcgtgtacaactggagaaatgaaaagttgtactccatttgtgtacaatgactcaaaatgcattctactatcatgtataactaaatagaataaacaataaaaaaaacttaatcaataaaggagtgaaaagaagatcagtagagtagagagaaAACGGGGAGGAGGGGCAATGGGAACTGAAAGCAAATTCtttgtatgtatgtcaaaatgaacccagatACCATGTATAAATATAAggctctaaatttaaaaaaacatttcccTGAACTCAAACTGGTAGAAATTGTGGGCCTAACACTCTAACACATTGTCACAGGTACCAactttccttaacaagactcctaaagtgcaagaaataaaaccagaaatcaataagtggaatggcatcaaattaaaaagcttctgtactacaaaggaaacaattaagaacatgaaaaaagGAATCTTtgggatgggagaaaatctttgccacccactCCTCAGaacattaatatccagaatatataaagaacttaaaaaacttagtaacaataataataatagcccaATCATTAAATGGGCAACAGAACTAAACtgacatttctaaaaagaaatataaacaaccagcaaatatataaaaaaatgctcaacatcttcagcaattaaggaaatcaaatcaaaactacattgcaatttcatctcacttcagtcagaatggcaattatcaagaatacaaatagggaGTCCTGGCCTGTCCTCCTGCAGGTGTTTCCCGCTTCAGTTAGCAGCCGTCTCCTTGTTCCCAGTTTTGATTTTCACACCCAACTTCTCATCCTTCACATCCCAGTTCCATCTTCAAGTTACTGCAGAATCTGAACCCAGGAAAGAAACCCACGTGCTGCCTGTCCACCCGTGGACAGCCAGACGCCAAGGAGCAAGTACTCGCCAACCTTGCCAACTTCGCCTATGACCCCAACAACTACCAGTATCTGCGACAACTTCAAGTCGTGGATTTATTCCTCGATTCTCTGTCGGAAGAGAATGAGACCTTGGTGGAGTTCGCTATTGGGGGCCTCTGCAACCTGTGCTCAGACAGGGCCAACAAGGACCACATTCTGCAAGCAGGCGGCATCCTACTCATCACCAACTGCCTGTCCAGTCCCAATGAGGAGACAGTGTTGTCTGCAGTCACCACACTCATGTATCTGAGCTCACCAGATGCCAGCTCCCACCCTGAGCTGACCTCCACACCTGTGGTCCAGTGCATGCTGCGCTTCTCTCTGTCTGCTAACACAAGGCTCCGGAACCTGGCCCAGATCTTCCTGGAGGACTTCTGCTCCCCAAGTCAGGTGGCTGAAGCCCGCAGCTGGCAGGCTCACTCTGCCATGGGTATCCCACTGCCAAGGACTGAGGCCCCCCAGCAACCCTGACCAGGGTAGCTCCCAGTGCACGGCACTGTTATTGCTGGGGACCGCAGTCCTGGCACGGAAGTAAGGGAGCATATTCTGCCAAAGTGGTGCCTGTTCTACCATCTTAAAGGTAAAGGTTTTCGGCACAACAGGTGTGATGAAAAGGCAAGAGCAGTGAGGACGCCGGACTTTGAGACCCGGAGGAAGTCAAAGCTAGTGCCATCTTCCTGCGCTGACACTCAGCAGACTGGAGATAAGGGACCTATCCCCATGATACCCACCTCCAGGCGCACACCCTCATGTCAGAGCTGGGGCCTCTAAATCAGAGGGCGTGTGGGGAGCAGAGCCGGAATGAAGGCTTAGGAGTGGCGCCTGTGCCTGAGGAAACGAGAGATTAGCCCTTAACCGGAGTGTCTGGAGTAATTCTGAAGTGGACATGAGAAGTCTCATCTGAAAGGACCTCAGAgggcaggggtgtggctcagtgagagTGCgcttggcatgcacaaggccctgggtttcacccAGCActgcaaggaaaaagaaaaagaacttaagaCCCGGGAAGCTGAGGTGTCACACCCCTCCCTCCAGGGCTGTGGAGGACCTCCCCCTCAAGTCTCCAGGCTGGCCATCTGGACACGGTGGACTCTGACCTGTGTAACTCTGTGGCCTGGGATTAACTGTCTCCACAGCCCTTCTGTCTGGAAGGTACCATATAAAGGTTTCAAAGACGAAGATGTGGCCCCGGACCTTGTGATGCAGCCCAGTGACTGTTCACATGGCCAGCAGGCATTAAGACCAAGGCACTGAGGGTGATGTCACAGCAGGATAAAGGCAGGACCCCTGGGAGCTGCTCTTCTCCCCTCACTCCTCCAAAGCCCCCAGCCAAAAGCCTGGCCCTCCTCTGCTGTCACAGGTAGCAGTCAGGGAGGGGAGGCTTGCCCTGAGATGTTCCCTCAGGCCCTTGGATTTCAGGGGCACAAGAGAAAGGATGATGCtcaggcagagaggaagagaggagcatGCACCCCACAGTGCTGGTCAACAGAGAGAAGAGTGTGATCCCAGTGGAAAGTTGTGgttcaagaaaaatggagggtCCTGGCCTCTCTTAAGGCGTACCCCTTAGATGGCCATAGAAAGGCCGGGCGAGGAATGCTATTCAAGTGGGTGCGGAAGCAGGGGCAGGAGCCACTGGATGGGCAAGGGAGGGAAGTCCCTTCTCACCAGCCCCTGTTCCAGCTGCACCCACCCAGGGCTCCTGCCCCTCTCCTTTctcaaataaagaattttaaaagacaaaaaaaaaaaaaaaaaagaatacaaataataagaaatcCTAGTAAGTAGGGgaaaatgtatactcatacattgcaggtgggactgcaaattagtgcaaacactctggaaagcagtatgaaagtcctcaaaaaactaggaatggaaaaaccatatgacctagctaccccactccttggtctatatccaaaagaactaaaatcagcatattatagggatgaagtcacttcaatgtttatagcagcacaattcacaatagccaagttgtggaactcgcccaagtgtccatcaatagatgaatgggtaaagaaaatgtgatatatatatacacaaggaaatactactcagccataaagaagaacgaaattgtggcatttgctggtaaatggatagaactggagaacatcatgctaagtgaaataagccagacccagaaagtcaaagtgctaatgttttttctcatatgtagaagctagtccaaaataaggaaaaaagaaaaggaaggggggcagtgaattccatcaaaataggacaaagatcagcagagtagaggaggagggaggagggacaggataaAGTTAAGGAAAGAATCTGAACtaactttcccatgtacatacatgaatacaccactatgaatctcaccattatgtatatccacTAGAcactaatgaaaaaagaaactgtaagTGAACAGCAGGAAGATCAGGGGAGTAGAGGggagggaatgaggggagggaaagtggaagtactggggtctgaattagagcaaattatagcCCATGCATTTACACTATGTCAGACTTAATCCTAAtgtatgtataactaaaacagaactaataaaaagatttttaaaagttcctctGATGATAGTAGGCAGAACGGAGTAGgcaagaatagaatagaaaagcCTTCTAGTACGGTTATTAAAAAacattccagtttaaaaaaaaatgatgcaaaacTAAAGTATCCATGGCAAGAGATGGAAAGGCAGGGTTGAATTGAGAGATGCTGAAGAGATAGAAGGGTAGGAATTCATGATGCTCTAGAAGTGGGAGTCAAAAAGACCAAAGGCCACTGAGGGACTCCCCAGTTTCTTATTTGAGTGCTTGGGAAAGGGTCCTGGGTTCACTAGGGAGAAGCAGACTGGAGAGGAAGGTGAGGGTGGACATTTGGGTGTATCAAGTGTGGGACTCATCCAAGGAGGAGGATCAGATCTGCTGATACGCAGGCCTGGGCCTCTGGAGGAAGCTCAGGGAGGCAGCAAAGGAAGGACAGTGCTCCACGGGCAGCCCGCCCCTGAAGCCAGAGGCAAAGATGCCTTGTCCACTGTAGGAGTGCAGGAAGAAGCAGATGAAGCCCTGGGACCCAGCAACACCCGAATCAGCAGGGTCCTGGAAATCAAGGCCAGGAAGAGTCAGGAGCAAAGATCAATAAGGAGCTCCTCGTGAACATTTCATGGAGCACCAGAGAGTCACCGCTAAATGTTTAACAAATTCCTCTGCAATGGGTTTTAGTGACATGtgaagggaaataaataaaaatggcacttTTTTCTTAGAAGGAGgttatttcattaatttacaGGTAAAGGCCTTTGactattcgtgtgtgtgtgtgtgtgtgtgtgtgtgtgtgtgtgtgtgtaaatcagGGGGAGAAGGACTTCTTGGTCCTGTTCTTATACCTCCAAAGCTTCCAAAGCCCCTAAATCTTTGTTTCTCTGAGCTTTAACCACTTCCCATAATTAACTCTCTTCTACATTCCCAAGGAGGAATGTCACTTTAAAATACAGTGCTCAGATGCAAACTGATAACTGATGCCCCCAGTCGACCTGTCTAAAGATAGTATTGTAGTCAAAGAAGCAATCTAATGCGCATAAACCTCTGAAGAGTTTCTCCAGTTATCCCTTAAAGAACATGAAAGGGGACTGAATTCATAACACACCCCAATTTCCTCAGtgttctccctcccctcttcctttcttgcaCCCCAGCAGCTGCTTGGGAGTCTCACATTAAAacctatgatttttctccttGCACCTCCAAATCTTCCAAACCCGAGAATCCGCGTTGCCTTCCCCTGTCCTTTTAGCCTGAGAGCCAGCTGCAGAGGCTGAGCTCTGTCATctcaagagagagggagagaagcaggAGCTGAACACACAGAGATTGGATGCTCTCAAAGCCAGCAGTGCTGAGTTCAGGGAAAGGTTGggaaatgtacattttaataaacttttgttCCAGCAAAATATATAGAACTTTAAACttttgaaaacacatttatatatgtgcCCTCCTGTGATCCTCACACCATGCCCTCTGAGATCAGTGGAACTGGATGAGAAAACACCCTGAGCACTGTGGTGTGAATGTGTTTCTTAAAGCTTCCTGAACGGGAAGTTTGGTCCCAGATACAGCAATGCAGAGGTGGTAGAGTCATTCTGGTGAGGCCCAGAGGAAGGTGATTAAGTCACGGCGGGCATTGCCCTCAGAAGGGCCTAGTGTAGTTCTCATGAGACTCTGGTCAGTTCccttgggagaaaatatttagaaaaagagaaagtctgGCCCCTGAATCTCTCTGACTTCTTGTCTGGCCATGTGATCTGTTCTGAACATGCTTCTGCCATTTTGATGCCATCTATCATAAGGATCCCATCAGAAGCTGGAGAGATGGAGCTTCCCATTTCTTGGGTTTTTGACTTCCTAACCTGTGAGTGAAATGAACCTCTTTTGTTTATAGAGcacccagtctcagatattttacTATAGCATCAGAAAACGGACCAAGACACTGAAATACCAAATCCCCTGTCTGAATTTTCTCTGGTCACACCAGAGCCAAACTGGACCTCTTGCCCAGAAGTCTCACCCCAGTTACCTCTCCTGTCCTCCCCAAGCCCCCAGGCTCAGCCACAGCCAATGCTAGCTGAGTATGCTCTGGTTGGTGAGAGTGGAGTAGGAGTGTGGGTCACTCATGAATTCTGGCATCTTAAGTACATTCCATGCATACAAAAGAGAACTTGAGCCAATGAAGAATATGGGAAGAAATGAACgccattttctcaaatatttacaACAGCTATAGCCTAGGTACCTCCTGCAAACTCAGGCTGTGAGTTTAAATACCAAATTACTTCTTATATGCTTGAATTTTGCATGACTacaattttcattgaaataacaCCATTTCATGCCTCCTGCTGAAAGAGACAGCCCCCCTCAACCTCAGCATCTGCCAGATGCACAAATTTGGAAGGAAATGCTAGAACCCTAGCCCCTTTCTCTTGGAAGATAATTAAGTATGAATTATTCAGAAATCCTGTATTACTGAGCAGTATTGTGGAGGCAATTCTGCCCAGTTTCCATCTTTCCCCATGATAGAACACAAAATTCAGCCTTCCATAGCATATCTTATTTCATATCTCCCTAACTTTCAAACTGCTGGAATTGAGAagcaagtcaaaaaaaaaaaaaaaaaaaaaaagaactaattttttaTAGGAGGAAATCATATATCTAACATCAGATAGTTTCTGTTATTGTGCTCAGATGAAAAGAGAGAATAGACAGCAATTTTAGTAACAGCAGTTCTTCATTTGGTAGCTGGGTAGCAacctggtttgtttttttttttttttttttttttttctgccagcaaagTCAGGGACTTGAGTTGAAAATAAGTGTTGAAGCCTTGTTTACTCTGCACATCTTGGGGAAATAtcactgcaaaattaaaaatactattggCACCAGGTGCATGCTAAGAATGTAAGCAGCACTGTTAATTTACTCTAATGAATTAATTACCGTAATGTCCTGGTCTGCAGGGAATTTACCTAGAAAGAGGACTGGAATGGTTGGAGAAATCCAGTGCTGCTTCATGGCTCATGGGAGGAAGCTCACTCAGCCCAGAGGAGCTGCTCTGGGAAATCCAGGGAAGGGGAACAGGTTGAAAACACCCCAGGAGCCTTTGGCATTTCCGTGGTTCTCAGGAAGCAGCAGAACACTTGGAGGGCTTGTTACACAACCCACACTGCTGGGCCCTACCCCAGGTTCAAGTTGAAATCCAAGAGGTCCCCAGGTGACCATTGCtgccactactggttccaggcaccatgttttaaaaactatGGTTCTAGACAATTGGTCCACAGGGAAGGAGGCAGAGTGGGCTCTGGAATCTGCCAGACCTGAGCTTAATTTCCAACTTAGCTCAGTGGGAGACTCTGGGGAGATGCCCCAACAATCTAAGGGATAGACTGCCCATCCACAAATAGGGATGGCCCCAAGCATTCTGGGGCTGTTGTGAAGAAGGGCCACATGGTCTGACACACCTGTGATCCTTAGCAGGCTTCAGACGGATTGCGGCTGGCAGGTTGACAGCAGCCACCGCAGCTACCACAAAGTCCCATTTTCCCTATGAGCCCCGGCCAGGCTTCATCAGTGCAAAACACAGAAGGGACATGAGTTGGCCCTGGCAGTGTCCTCTCTGTGCCCTTTTGGTTCTGTTTGTTTTCTAAAGCTCTGTTTAGAAGTACATACCAGCATCTCATGCAGCATAAAACACAATACTGAATAATAATGACAGTAACTGTTAGTTAATGGCACTTCCAAGATGCTAGATGCCATGCCAAGAAAGTTACCATGCTTACTTTTAAACCTGATAACCCCTATATGAGGCAGGAACCATTATCAGCCCATAAACAGGGCAGCTGggggaaactgagtctcaaaTGGGGTTAGTAACTCATTCGGGGTAAGCCCACCAGCCAGCGACAGAAGTGGGATTCAAACCCAAATTGGCCCAAGCCCCGAGCTCCCAGGCCAGCCGTTTTGCTATGGGCTCAGGAGGGTGACCATGATGCTATTTTGCATTTGCTCAGGGTATTCCAGCTTCCACAGCATTTCACCAAAGTCACTAGGTTTGATTTCCTACTTTTGCTACATACTTGCTGGGTGCCCAAAAATGAATCATTGAACACTTTTGATTAGCCTTATGAAAGCCCCAGAAGCTTTATGATTATTTGTAGGAATAAGGAGGGATAGAAGAGGACAAGAAACATCAGGAAAGATAATGAGATTGAACTCCACTAAAAGCTCATCCCGCACGACAGTTGAAGGATTTACTCACAGGTGTTATGGCAGAGGGTGGTATTTTCAAAGCCCGCAGCCCAGAAAGAGATTAAAAAGTGATACAGTTCAGAAATAGCAATAGTTATGAAGAGAAGGAATACAAATTACATCTCTGGGAACCTATTATGTACTGAGCACTCTCATATGAGGCTCTGAATAAATTTGCATATTTAACTTCATCTTTTTAACAGCACCATAGGATTGGTGCAAATGTTCTGGCTTTACGTCTGAGCTTAGAGAAGTCAAGTTACCCAGCTAGACGTAAATGTAGAGCTGCCTGTTCCCAACACCCTCTCTTTCTGTGATAAACCCCATGCAGATTTGGGGATAACAGGGCCTGGCATTCCTATGCCTTCCTGCCAGTGATGTGTGGCAGGGCTTCCCTGTCCATTCTACATGTCTTCCCAATTCCACGCCCATCACATCCCGAAACAGCCATGGTGGAAGTCCTTCCACCATGGAAATCAGCAGGTGCTGCAAAGCAAgactctctcctctcccccacctcctccctagCCCACTTCCCTGCACACAGTTGCCCTGTCTTCTCTTATATTATCTTACCATCAAGGTTTGCCTCCTATCCGGCAATAGAGACATTACAAAGGGCTGATAATGTACTACTTAATATTGCTGGGAGGAAACCAAAGTTGTTTTGATCAAAAACTATTGACTTCAACAGAGACAGttcctcccccttctttattCTCTGGATGGTACTCATTATCCCCAGAGTCCTCGCAGAGCATGCGCATTCCAGGTACGCAGTCCCAGGTGTGCTATTAGGCCTCTTCACATCTCTTAGTGGCAGTTGACCACCAGCCTCTGAAGAGAAGAACATCAGCAGGATTCTCTTCTCCATCCCAGAGTCCGTGAAGATACTGAGAAGCAAGGACGGAAAGAGAAAGCTTCACTTATATCCCCTGGATGTTTCTTTCCAGGGACTGTAAGAAGTCATCCTCCCTGGGCTCATGAAAACATGAGGTCTTTGCAATTTCACACTGAAGGACCTCATGCTTCACTCTGGCAGGAAGCAGGAGCATTCCTCAGAGATGCGTCCCTCCCTCTCTTTAGGACTCCATTTCCCTCTTGGCAGGAGGATTAAACGAATCAAAAGGAGGCCTCTGCTTTCCCTCGCCTTCCAATCAGCCTTCACACCCTCACACGCCTGACGCTCATTAGGAGCTTCATGTCTGACGCTTCTTTCTCAGACCTTCACAGGTATTAGGATATAAGAAATTCTGCTAACAGCCTCTTTTGCAATTCCACAAGagcagacaaaaagaaaaaacttccttttatgtttcttcatttgacaaacataattaaaaataaaagttgaaaacagCGACAAAACCTGCCTGCCTCTTTTCTGTCCCACCTTCAGATAAAAGGCACCTACCCAGTTGATAATCCCCAGGCTTCTGTTCTTGGTGTTCTTCTCGgggaacacttttttttcctgctccCTAAAAAGCTCTATACTCGTAGTTTCTCCTGCTGAGGAGTCAACTGGCCATAGCTCAAGCTCAGAGGAGTCCAGGGTGGGCTGCATCCTTGAGAAGCAAAGGAGACACTTGAGCACAAGACAgagcctgaggaatggagaccACCCAGGCCCTCCAAGACTCCTGGGAGGGGACCCCAGCTCATCAGAATCATATCTTCAGCCCCATCCCAGAGTTGAAGTACTTCCTTTTTATTAACAAAGGAATAACAGGCATTCACTTAAGAAATAGAACCTTATTCTAATTCCCCAGTGTCATCTTTCAATGGAAGCATGCTATttgtgaagtaaaaaaaaaaaaaaaaaactcattaacAGAACATACTTCTGGAGTGATATAGAAGGTAAATGGTtaaaaagtagaaggaaattttgtaaaacacacaaacacaaaattgctgagaatggaacccaagtatc includes the following:
- the LOC124985796 gene encoding armadillo repeat-containing protein 7-like, with the protein product MSANAEGGELPPPTRCQAAGATEARPLQPVFSQANKGELQNFKGCFLQPESERRRERTPLISICIAGISSIFKLLQNLNPGKKPTCCLSTRGQPDAKEQVLANLANFAYDPNNYQYLRQLQVVDLFLDSLSEENETLVEFAIGGLCNLCSDRANKDHILQAGGILLITNCLSSPNEETVLSAVTTLMYLSSPDASSHPELTSTPVVQCMLRFSLSANTRLRNLAQIFLEDFCSPSQVAEARSWQAHSAMGIPLPRTEAPQQP